One Patescibacteria group bacterium DNA window includes the following coding sequences:
- a CDS encoding nucleoside-diphosphate kinase (catalyzes the formation of nucleoside triphosphate from ATP and nucleoside diphosphate) has protein sequence MSHPKRERTILIIKPDAVKRGLAGEIISRIERRGLKIIALRMFLATKDQIDNHYPKDEQWIRRIGEKTLKNYQEYNIDAKEELGTEDPLEIGKIVRTWLIDFLTSGPMVKMVIEGIHAINMVRKIVGPTMPAQADMGTIRGDFSVDDSTAANKDKRSVRNLVHASETPEESKHEIEFWLAPDEIFDYKRAEDDVM, from the coding sequence ATGTCTCATCCAAAAAGAGAAAGAACCATTCTTATTATTAAGCCCGATGCGGTAAAAAGAGGTTTGGCTGGCGAAATTATTTCCCGCATTGAAAGACGGGGGTTGAAGATTATCGCTTTAAGAATGTTTTTGGCGACAAAAGACCAGATAGACAATCATTATCCAAAAGACGAACAATGGATAAGGCGGATAGGAGAAAAAACTCTTAAAAATTATCAAGAGTATAATATTGATGCTAAAGAAGAATTAGGGACAGAAGATCCTTTGGAAATAGGTAAAATAGTCAGGACCTGGTTGATTGATTTTCTTACTTCAGGCCCTATGGTGAAGATGGTCATAGAAGGAATTCACGCTATCAATATGGTGAGGAAAATAGTGGGTCCAACTATGCCAGCGCAGGCAGATATGGGCACTATTAGAGGCGACTTTTCCGTGGATGATTCCACTGCAGCGAATAAAGACAAGCGCTCGGTAAGGAATTTAGTCCATGCTTCAGAAACACCGGAAGAATCAAAGCACGAAATAGAGTTTTGGCTTGCGCCTGATGAAATTTTTGATTATAAAAGGGCTGAAGACGATGTAATGTAG
- a CDS encoding cysteine desulfurase — protein sequence MIKEIYLDNASTTKIDPIVLRAMLPFLGGQYGNASSPHTLGENAKKAIKEARSIIANSISADLSEIVFTSGGTESNNFAIKGITFANKDRGNHIITTKIEHPSVLEVYKWLEEQGFEITYIETDKYGFVNPDDLDRAINNRTILVSIIHGQNEFGTIQDLGALGHVCKKHNVYFHTDACQSYTKTEINVRKQAIDLITLNAHKIHGPKGVGALYIRKGTKIMAWQHGGGQERRSRSGTENIAGIVGFGKAVELALDKKHIENIRGLKNMLIEELIKIPRVKINGPRDEGGLPNIVNAVFFGVEGEAIVGLLDVEKIFVATGSACSSNKLEPNPALIAIGLMPQEVNSTVRFSLSRFNAEKDIKKLLVKLPEIVGKLRRISPF from the coding sequence ATGATAAAAGAGATTTATTTAGACAACGCATCAACCACAAAAATTGACCCCATTGTTTTAAGGGCAATGTTGCCGTTTTTGGGAGGACAATATGGCAATGCCTCTTCGCCTCATACTCTTGGCGAAAATGCAAAAAAGGCGATTAAAGAGGCCAGGAGCATTATTGCAAACTCAATATCAGCAGACTTGAGCGAAATTGTGTTTACATCCGGCGGGACTGAATCAAATAATTTCGCTATCAAGGGGATTACTTTTGCCAATAAAGATAGGGGCAATCATATTATCACAACCAAAATTGAACACCCATCTGTTTTAGAGGTCTATAAATGGCTTGAGGAACAAGGTTTTGAAATAACTTATATAGAAACAGATAAGTATGGATTTGTGAACCCAGATGATTTAGATAGAGCGATTAATAACAGGACAATTTTGGTTTCAATTATACACGGTCAAAATGAGTTTGGCACAATCCAGGATTTAGGCGCGCTAGGGCATGTCTGTAAAAAACATAATGTATATTTTCATACTGATGCGTGCCAAAGCTATACAAAAACAGAGATAAATGTCAGAAAACAAGCGATTGATTTAATTACTTTAAACGCGCATAAAATTCATGGACCAAAAGGAGTAGGAGCGCTATATATTAGAAAAGGCACAAAGATTATGGCTTGGCAGCATGGAGGAGGGCAGGAGAGAAGAAGCCGTTCTGGAACTGAAAATATTGCTGGCATTGTTGGATTCGGAAAAGCAGTAGAGCTCGCTTTAGACAAGAAACACATTGAAAATATCAGAGGGCTGAAAAATATGTTGATTGAAGAGTTGATTAAAATTCCGAGAGTGAAAATAAATGGCCCAAGAGACGAAGGAGGGTTGCCGAATATTGTTAATGCCGTTTTCTTCGGAGTTGAAGGCGAGGCAATAGTGGGGCTTTTGGATGTAGAAAAAATTTTTGTTGCCACTGGCTCGGCCTGTTCTTCAAACAAACTGGAACCGAATCCAGCATTAATAGCAATCGGGCTGATGCCGCAAGAAGTCAACAGCACTGTTCGTTTTAGCTTGAGCCGCTTTAATGCAGAGAAAGATATTAAAAAATTGCTGGTTAAGCTTCCGGAAATTGTTGGAAAACTAAGGAGAATCTCTCCATTTTGA
- a CDS encoding MBL fold metallo-hydrolase: protein MVMEINKKTILIILFVLNIFSWAVAWDISKDKGLEICFFDVGQGDSIFIMASQGQQVLIDGGPDNSVIKKLESKMPFWDRSIDLIVLTHPDKDHLFGLIEVLKRYKVKNILWTGVDSDSSLLQEWLNVIEKERAKIWIAKQDLNIEISTYLNIDVLYPFEKLEGRIVSNTNDTSIVLILESNGEKVLLTGDISSQVEDLLIENNLPISADILKIAHHGSKYSSSDDFLKAVNPSVAVISVGENNPYNHPSPDVLAKLEDSGINILQTSKQKDICLIQKEKEPFLLLSPMR, encoded by the coding sequence ATGGTAATGGAGATAAACAAGAAGACAATTTTAATAATCCTTTTTGTGCTGAATATCTTTTCATGGGCAGTTGCCTGGGATATCAGCAAAGATAAAGGACTTGAGATTTGTTTTTTTGATGTGGGACAGGGCGATAGTATATTCATTATGGCCTCACAAGGACAGCAAGTTTTAATTGATGGGGGACCGGATAATTCTGTTATCAAGAAATTAGAATCTAAAATGCCTTTTTGGGACAGGTCAATTGATTTGATTGTCCTCACTCATCCTGACAAAGACCATTTGTTCGGATTAATAGAAGTTTTAAAAAGATACAAGGTAAAAAATATTTTATGGACAGGCGTTGACAGCGACAGTTCTTTGCTTCAAGAATGGTTGAATGTGATTGAAAAAGAGAGGGCGAAGATTTGGATTGCTAAACAAGATTTAAATATTGAAATATCCACATATCTAAATATAGATGTATTATATCCTTTTGAAAAATTAGAGGGCAGAATAGTTAGTAATACTAACGACACTTCTATTGTTTTAATATTGGAGAGCAACGGGGAAAAGGTTTTATTAACCGGAGATATTTCAAGCCAAGTAGAGGATTTGCTAATTGAAAACAATCTGCCCATTAGCGCTGATATTTTGAAAATCGCTCATCATGGAAGCAAATATTCCAGTTCTGATGATTTTTTAAAAGCAGTTAATCCGAGCGTGGCAGTGATTTCAGTTGGAGAGAATAATCCCTACAACCACCCTTCTCCTGATGTCTTGGCAAAATTAGAAGATTCTGGTATAAATATCTTACAAACAAGTAAACAAAAAGACATATGTCTCATCCAAAAAGAGAAAGAACCATTCTTATTATTAAGCCCGATGCGGTAA
- a CDS encoding iron-sulfur cluster assembly scaffold protein, whose protein sequence is MPITGIGYKNYRGTVWNLEVNSSRSFTTPVLCLHNCGDVMWLYIKIREDKKGNEIIKDISFETFGCIAALASSSIITELVKGKTIEQSLEITKDQVLDKLGGLPPIKVHCSVLAIDALHEAIYDFLQKNKRAIPDNLIKRHKTLEAERIQIEEKYSGWIQNEEKLHSKDG, encoded by the coding sequence ATGCCTATTACGGGAATTGGGTACAAGAACTATAGGGGGACAGTTTGGAATTTAGAGGTTAACAGCTCAAGATCTTTCACAACTCCTGTATTGTGTCTTCATAATTGTGGGGATGTGATGTGGTTATATATTAAAATCAGAGAAGATAAGAAGGGGAATGAGATAATTAAGGATATAAGTTTTGAGACATTCGGCTGTATAGCTGCGTTGGCTTCAAGCAGTATCATCACAGAGTTGGTGAAGGGCAAAACAATAGAACAGTCCCTTGAGATAACTAAAGACCAGGTCTTGGATAAACTGGGAGGCCTTCCTCCTATCAAGGTCCATTGTTCGGTCTTGGCAATAGATGCGCTCCATGAAGCGATTTATGATTTTTTACAAAAAAACAAAAGAGCGATTCCTGATAATCTTATAAAAAGACACAAGACATTAGAGGCAGAGAGGATACAGATTGAAGAAAAGTATAGTGGTTGGATACAAAATGAGGAAAAGCTTCATAGTAAAGATGGTTAA